The nucleotide sequence CCTGGTCTGCCCCGCGGAATTCGACACCGGCGAGCAGCTGCGGGTGATGGTCTACTCCGTCACCGAGGGCGAGGAAAAGCCGTTGAAGTATCCGGTGATGTTCCGCTCGGCCGACCTGGTGTTGGTCAACAAGGTGGATCTGCTACCGCACCTGGACGTCGACATGGCGCTGTTCGAGGCCAACCTGCGCCGGATCAACCCGACGGTGCGAACGCTGGAAATCAGCGCGCGCACCGGGCTCGGCATCGACGACTGGTGTGCGTGGCTGCTGGAACACACGATTCCGGTAGCCGCCGGACCGAGCTGATCAAGGCCGGCGAGACGTTGCGCCCATCGGCGCAACCATGGAGCGCACCCGGGCCAACATGTCGATGACCGACCCGGGCTTGTTGTCCCCGGGATCAAGCAATCGCTCGCCGATTGCCTTCAAGGAGTACCCCGCGTGGTGCCGCAGAGCGGCCGTGAGGTCAGCGACCTCCTCGGAGTTCCGGACGGCCTTCAGCGCGTCAACGACCTCCTCCGCGGTCTGGCCGCCCCGGGCGCAGGTCAGCCACCCGGCGCAGAATGCTAGAAGGAACCCCACGGTCACGCCTCCTGGAACTGTCGGGCCGTGCCCTGGTCGCGGTGAGACGGAACTGCACGCTGACCTCAGGGTAGATCTTGAAGGCCAGGATCCAGGGCATCTCGATGCCGAACTCCCGCATGTCCACGTTCTCGCCACCCGTTGCGATCAAGGTGTTCTCGTCGGGCATGGCGAGGTCGAGGAATCCCATCATGCGCCGCGTGGTGCCGGAGATGGTGAGGTCGCCCTCCGCCGCGAACCGCCCCCCACCACGGGGGTTCGCGGCGCACATCTCGACCGTGATGTTCGGGAAGCGCCGCTGGTCCAGACGCCGTTGCAGCTCGGAGTCGTAGAGCTTGTTGCCGGACTCGAGGGAGATGACGGGGATCCGCATGAACGCCGCCAGCGGCACCGCAGCATCGAGGTCGATCTCGGGCGTCGCGAACTCGGCATGGCCGTCGAGCGTCATCGTCCCGAAGGTGATGGGACCCGCCGTGCTCTGCGCCCCCACGAGGACGGCGCATTGCTCGCTCACCAAACGGAACGTTTCACGATCAGCCACGCGGTCACCCGCTTCCTGGCGTCACCGTAGTGCCCGTTTCGGCGGGCCGGTAAACGGCCGCGGTCGCCGTCAGGCGGTGAGCGCGCGGATCCGGCCGCCGATCTCCGCGGCCACCGGGTCGATGTCGGCGAGGGTGGACGACCCGGTGATACCCAGGCCCGCCAGTAGCTGGGGAATGGCCGCGGGATCGAAGCCGGTGGTCTGGGTCAGCCGCTCCAGATCGCCGACGAGCTTGATCCGCCCACTGAGGAACGCGCCGAGCGCCGCGTTGGGCTTCTGGGTGACCAGCAGGTCGTAGGCGGTCTGGTAGTCCAGCGTCACGGTCAGGTCCGGATCGGGCAGCGGACCGACATTGAGCGCCAGCCCGGGACCACCGGTGTCCGCGTGCGCGAGCACCACGCCGTCCGTGGCCACCTCCGCCGGCACGCCGGTGACCTGCAGGTTCACCCGCAGTGGTGGCACCGGCACCTCGGGCAGCTGGTCGACGTACTCGTCGCGCACGGCCATCACCGACTGGATCCACTCCGTGGACAAAAACGGCTGCCCCATGTCTCCTCCGAGCCTGCGGCACGACGGGGGATGCACTTTACCTACCGCAAGTCGGATTACTTCACCGGCCACGGCGGAGCCAAGCGTGAGCATCAGCCCAGGTAGATAGCACTGTGCCCGAAAAATCTGCTTCGGGAGGGCTACAAACCTACTCAACATCGGGTTATTGTGCATCTGGGAGCTATGGTGCGTCCAGCACCTAACAGGACAAATGTACGGCGGCACTCGGGAGGTCGGGATGGGAACGCGCAACCCGACCGCCGCCGGCCCGCCGACCGCCGGCGCCGGCACACCCCCGCGGCGCCGGCCCGGTCGGCCGGTCGGGTCCACGGCCGGGCGCTCCGTGCGCCGCGAGGAGTACCTCGAGGCGATCATTGACGCCATCCGCCGCCTCGGCCCCGAGGCGACGCTGGCCGAGTTGGCCGCCGGCGCCGGGATGAGCAAGCCGGTGCTCTACGACCACTTCACCGACCGGCTCGGCCTCACCGCCGCGGTCATCGGCAAGTTGAGCGAGACCGTCGCCGCCGACGCCGTGCTGGCCGTGCTCTCCGGTGGCGCACCGGAGCAACTGATCGCCAAGGCCTTCGATGTGTTCGTGGCGTTCGTGGAATCCGAACCGCAGATCTACGGCTGGGTGCTGCGCGGGGTGCACGACCTGCCCGCCGCCGGGCTGAGCGAACTGCCCATGGCGATGGCCGCGGGCGGTCACCTGTCCATGGTCATCGGCTCGGTGATGCGCGGCGCGGGCGTGGACTCCGGTGCGGCCGAGCCGTGGGCGTTCGGGATCGTCGGCTTCATGCTCTCCGCCACCGAGTGGTGGCTGGTGCGTCGCGCGATGAGCCGGCAGGACTTTGTCGACTACGTGGCCAAGTTCGTCTGGGGCGGGTTGTCCTCCAGTGGTATGGAGCGCATCGATGTGGTCGCGGTGCTGTCCAACGTGCCGGCGATGATCGAGGCGGCGCGGGCCGTGGTGGACAGTCCTGAACTGCACCCGCAGCTACCGAGGGGGCGCACGTCATGAGCAGGACTGCGCCTCCGCCGCTGCCGGATCTGGATGAGCTGGCCACCACGTCGGAGTGGATGGCCGGACGAGACGGCCTGGACATCGAACTCGACCAGCTGCGCGGGCACGCCGAGCGCGCCCTGCCGCGGATCCGCGAACAGGCCGCGTCGTTGGCCAAGCCGCGCTGGTCGCGACACACGGCGGGCGCCGTGCTGCGTACCCTCCTGCGCTTCTGCTGGTTCTCCCTGCTCGGCCTGTTCGACGCGGGACGCAAGCGGCACGGGTCGGCCGCGGTACGGCGGGCGCAACAGTTGGTGCACGCCGGTGGCCCGGCATATGTGAAGGTGGGTCAGTCCATCGCCACCGCACAGGGTCTGCTGCCCGACGAGTGGGTGGCCGCCTTCGCATGGTGCCGCGATGAGGTGCCGCCGATGCCCGACGGCGAGGCGCAGCGCGCGGTGGAGTCCTCCCTGGGTCGGCCGATTTCCGAGGTGTTCCGCTCCTTCGACCCGGCCCCCAAGGCTGCGGCGAGCATCGCGCAGGTGCACGAAGCCGTGCTGCTGGACGGCACCGAGGTCGTGGTCAAGGTGCAACGGCCGGGGTTGCGGCGCCGCTTCGGCGCGGACTTCCGGGTGATGTCGGTGCTCACCGCGGCAATCAACAAAGTGAGCGCGTCGGCGCGGATGAGCAACGCCACCGAGATCCTGCCGCTGGCCGGCGAGTTGGTGCTGGCCGAACTGGACTTCCGCCTCGAGGCCCTGAACATGATGCACATCGCGGTGGCCAGTGAGCACGCCGGCACCGGATTCGTCCGCGTGCCCCGGCCGATCCCGGGTCTGGTGACCACCGAGGTGTTGGTGATGGAGCGGGTACCGGGCGTGCCCTACACCGCGGCCCGGCAACGCTACGGCGATGCGATGGACGGCGCGGCACTTCTCCGTCTGGCCGTCTCGGGTGTGCTGGAACATGCGTTGATCTACGGGGTTTTCCACGGTGACCTGCACTCCGGCAACGTGCTGGTGACCGAGACCGGCACGATCTCGCTGGTCGACTACGGCGTGTGCGGGCGGATCGACGCCCGCGAGCGGGCGCTGTTGGTGCGGCTGTTGGTCGCAGCCATGCAGCAGGACTCTCGCGGCCAGATCATGGCTGCCGCGGAGATGGGTGCGCTGCCCGAGGGCGTCGACCTGGAGGCCGCGGTGGCCGAGCTGGACAAGTACCAGTCACTGGTCCTCGAGTTCACCGACGCCAGCTTCGACTCGCTGGACCTGACGCTGATTACCGGTCAGATGCGTGCGGTGATTGCGTCGCTGCTCAAGTTCGGTTTCAAGGCACCCAAGGAACTGGTGCTGTTCTCCCGCAACTTGCTCTACCTCAACGGGTTCGCGACGGCGCTCGCGCCCGAGACCCACATGTTGCGCGAAATGGAAGCACTGCTGGCGTACATGACCGGAAAATACCCCCAGGAGCTCACCACGATCCTGTTGGGCGCCATCGTCAAACCCGCCGGAGAGGCCACGGCATGACCAATCGTCTGCGGACTCCGCTGTACGCCACGCTCACCTGCACCGCGCTGGCCGGCACCCTGGGGCTCGGCGCTCTGGCGGCCGCGCCGGCCTCCGCAGCGACCGCGTTCGTGCCCGGCACCGGCACCTCCTCGGCCGGTGTGGCGCGCATCCAGTTGCGTTCCTCCGGCGCGGCCATCGGCTTCGGCTTGGGCGTCGCGCGCACTCGGTTTGCCGGTGCGCAGGGCAATGCGGAGGCGGCCAACGTCGACCTCGGCCTGTTCGACACTGTCTCCAAGGCCCCGCTGGCGTGCGGCTACTCCCCCGGCTCGATCTTCCCGGCCGGTTCCATGCCCGAGGCGGTCGTGGTGTCCTCCGGCGACGGCGCCGCCTCGCAACACACCGCATCCGCCGGCGCGGGCAGCCCCGTGCAGTTGGGCAGTCAGTACGGCGCCGCGGCACCGAACTCCTCGGCGCAGGCCGCGGTGGACGGCATGAGCATGGACCTACCGGGTGTCCTGCAGGTGATCGGCGGCACCGCGTCGTCTGCAGCCAAGCTGACGCCGGGTAAGCAACGGGATTCCTCGGCCACCAGCGCGGTCTCCACCCTGTCCCTCGGCGGCGGGCTGGTGCAGTTGTCCGGCATTCAATGGACGGCGGGCGATCACACCGGTGCGAAGACCGGCACCGACGGCGGGTTCTCTGTCTCCTCGATCACCGTCGGCGGCCAGACGTTGCCCACCGGCGACCCGACCCAACTTCAGTCCGCGTTCGCCGCTGCGAACGGCGCGCTGACCCCGTTGGGCCTGTCGTTGAACATGCCCACGGTCACCCGCAGCAAGACGGGCGTGATCGTGTCCCCGCTGCGCCTGTCGGTGGCCGCCACCCCGACGCTGCGCCAGGCCCTGTCCCAGGCCCTGATCGCGCTGCAGCCGGTGCGCACCCAACTGCTCACCTTCGTCACCCCGCTGCAGGCGAGCCCGGACTGCGGCCTGGCCAAGGCGCTGGGCTTCGGCTACCTGGTGGCGGATCTGGCCACCCTGGTGCTCGGTGACGGCGGGGCGGTGGACCTGGATTTGGGCGGCACCCGGGCCGGCACCGACGGCACCGCGTACGCCAACCCGTTCGACTCCGGCTTCGGGCTGATTCACCCGCCGGCCCTACAGCCGCCCGGCCTGCCCGCATTGCCGGGGAACCCGCCCACGTTCGGGCAACCGGCCGTGCCGCAGACCACCCAATCCGCGACGGCGCCGACGGTGGCGCTGCACCCCGTCGCCATGACCCCGACCGCCGCGTCCTGTCGGTCCATCCAGGGTGGTGGCTGCACCACCGGTCACGGTCGGCTCGCCGCGTGGATCGCGCTATGCCTGATCGCCGCGTTGGCCGCCGCCGACCGGCTGCGCGCCCATCTCACCTGAGCCTGCATCTTCTTCGCCCGCCCGTCGCTGAACCGGAGGTCCCGCCATGAAGCGACCGCTCCGCAACCGCAACCTCGGCGGCGCACCGCGCCGGCTGCTCGGCGGCTACGGCCCGTTGCTCGCCCTGGCCGTCACGTTCCTGTTGGTGGTCACGCTGGTGCCGACCATCGCCCGGCAGACCACGGTGATGGCCGCGCAGAGCGACGACGCGGGTAGCGCCGCGGCCGGCGCCACCGTCGCGGGCGCGACGCCCGGCGCCGCCTTGGGTGCCGGGCCGGTCGCCAAGGGCAAGAAGGCTGCGCTGCCGGGCCCGGCCGGTGCGGTGGCCGCGGCCGGCCCTTGCGCCGACCGCACCGTGCAGGTGGTCGGGGACCCCTACTCCCCGCCGTGCATCGCCTGGCCCACGGGCAAGGAAAACGGCGGCGCGACCAGTCCGGGCGTCACCAAGGACACCATCCGGATCTCGTTCCGCATGCCGATTGAGAACATCAGCGACTACGAGAGCGTCATCCGCCAGCTCACCGGTGACAAGGGCGACGCGATCCCCACGCCCACCGAGGCCGACGTGCGGCGCACCATCCAGGACTACATCACCTACTTCGAGCGCAACTTCCAGACCTACGGCCGCAAGATCGATCTGGTCGAGTGGAAGGGCAAGGGCTCGGTGCTCAACGAGATCGTCGGAGCGGGCCAGGAGGCCGCGCAGGCCGACGCGATCCGCGCGGCGAAGGAACTCAAAGTGTTCGCCGACGTCAGCGCGT is from Sporichthyaceae bacterium and encodes:
- a CDS encoding AarF/UbiB family protein — translated: MSRTAPPPLPDLDELATTSEWMAGRDGLDIELDQLRGHAERALPRIREQAASLAKPRWSRHTAGAVLRTLLRFCWFSLLGLFDAGRKRHGSAAVRRAQQLVHAGGPAYVKVGQSIATAQGLLPDEWVAAFAWCRDEVPPMPDGEAQRAVESSLGRPISEVFRSFDPAPKAAASIAQVHEAVLLDGTEVVVKVQRPGLRRRFGADFRVMSVLTAAINKVSASARMSNATEILPLAGELVLAELDFRLEALNMMHIAVASEHAGTGFVRVPRPIPGLVTTEVLVMERVPGVPYTAARQRYGDAMDGAALLRLAVSGVLEHALIYGVFHGDLHSGNVLVTETGTISLVDYGVCGRIDARERALLVRLLVAAMQQDSRGQIMAAAEMGALPEGVDLEAAVAELDKYQSLVLEFTDASFDSLDLTLITGQMRAVIASLLKFGFKAPKELVLFSRNLLYLNGFATALAPETHMLREMEALLAYMTGKYPQELTTILLGAIVKPAGEATA
- a CDS encoding YceI family protein yields the protein MADRETFRLVSEQCAVLVGAQSTAGPITFGTMTLDGHAEFATPEIDLDAAVPLAAFMRIPVISLESGNKLYDSELQRRLDQRRFPNITVEMCAANPRGGGRFAAEGDLTISGTTRRMMGFLDLAMPDENTLIATGGENVDMREFGIEMPWILAFKIYPEVSVQFRLTATRARPDSSRRRDRGVPSSILRRVADLRPGRPDRGGGR
- a CDS encoding TetR/AcrR family transcriptional regulator, with product MGTRNPTAAGPPTAGAGTPPRRRPGRPVGSTAGRSVRREEYLEAIIDAIRRLGPEATLAELAAGAGMSKPVLYDHFTDRLGLTAAVIGKLSETVAADAVLAVLSGGAPEQLIAKAFDVFVAFVESEPQIYGWVLRGVHDLPAAGLSELPMAMAAGGHLSMVIGSVMRGAGVDSGAAEPWAFGIVGFMLSATEWWLVRRAMSRQDFVDYVAKFVWGGLSSSGMERIDVVAVLSNVPAMIEAARAVVDSPELHPQLPRGRTS